From Bdellovibrionota bacterium:
CGTGCCGAAACAAGATGTGTTCGAAAAGATGGGCCTTACCCGTTTGACCCGGTTCCATTTCCCGCAATGAGCCGGTCAGCACAAGCGTGTTGTACGACAGAAATTTCGGAAACTGCGGCATCGGAATCACGATGACGTCGAGCTGGTTGGGGAGCGTGCGCTTATAAACCTTATATGGAAGGATGCCCTGCGCCGCTTGTACGGAAAACGAGGCCAACAACAGCGCGAGAGTATAGCCGCCAGCCAATTTACTCATACTTACCTCCGCGGACCGATGTAGACGACCCCGACAGTTCTCGTCAAGCTAATGCACTATCCGCTCACGTAAAAATGGCCTTGGGCTCCGGTCTCGGCGTTCACCCCCATTGTCTCACCATTGGCTCGCAATGGGGACCCCCGCCTCGCCACCCAAGGCCATTTTTACGTCAACGATTCGCTTGATAGGTATTTCTCGGCCGAACAGGTGTTAAAAACGACGACGTGATCTTCGGTACGGATTATTTTCCTTTCGATAAGCTCCGGTAATGCGGCCAACGTGGCTGCTCCTTCCGGACCGAGCCGCCACCCCTTCTTTCGATATGCCTCTCGCAATTCTGCCTGGATGGAATCTTCCGAAACCGAAATCGCGATTCCGCCGCTTTCGTATAATATTCTTAGAACCTGGAAATGTCCGACACCACCGGGAACATTCAAGCCGACGGCGATCGTTTTTCCAGGGTTTACGGATTTTGTATCCGAGGCGCGCTGCCGAAATGCTTGAACGACGGGGGAGGTGGCCTCACTTTGAACAGCCACGATTCGCGGGCGCCGAGATCCGATCAGGTCCAGCGCTTCGAGTTCATCGAATGCCTTCCACATCCCGACAATTCCGGTCCCTCCTCCGCAGGGATAGACGATCACGTCGGGCAGTTTCCATTCGGTCTTTCCAGGACCGGGCTCCGCGAGTTCAAGTCCCATGGTCTTTTTTCCCTCGATCCGCCAGCCCGGTTCCTGGAACGTCGCGACACTGAAATAACCTAGAGGAAGATATTTTTCCTTAACAAGAAGCTCGGCTTCGCGAATCGTACCTTTCACGACATCGAGGTGAATGTTTGAGTGCGTTGTTGCGTATCCCGAGACTTTGTTGAGTATTGGAGCCGGCGTGTCGGAAGGCATCACGACGGCCGCCTCAAGTTCCGCGCGCAACGCATATTCCGCGAGCGAGTCCCCGGCGTTCCCCTGCGTCGGGATGGCGAGTTTTTGCAGCCCGAGCTTCTTCGCCATGGAAACCACGATCGAAATCCCCCGATCCTTGAAACTTTGAGTGGGATTGGCGCCGAATCCGTCGTAAGGGCGGCCTTCCTCCTTGATTTCCAGTCGAAAACCGATCTGATTTGCGGCCGAATGATCCGAGTAATCGAGAAGCGGTGTGTAGCCTTCGCCCAATGAGACAGTCGACTTACGATCCTGAAAATCGTCTATGTCGAGAGGAAGCAGGGCGCCGAAGCGCCACATGTCCTTTCGTTCCGGGTGGTACCAAGAACGCTTCCGCCTTTCCTTCTTGATTCGATCCAGGTCCAAAACCATTTGCACCGGCTTTTGGTCGATCGGGCACAGGTTCATGATCGTATTTGGCGGGTATTCCTTTCCGGAACCGAGGCTTTGCAGGCAACGGACAAAACTCATGGACTGCTTTTTATCGCGCGCTCCCGCGGAATCCAAGAATGCGCCGTGTTTCGCCACTCCGCCGAACCTTTTCACAGAGGGACGATGCGATTACGCCTTACGATTCAAGAAGTTACCGTGGCATGCCCCTTGCTGATCGTATCTATTATATGCGACGTATGCGATCTCAATGGATCACCGTTTCCGCCTTGTCCGTTTGCGTAGGCATCGGCCTGAACTGCGGCCACGTCTCGACCGGGACTTCCGGCGCGGTACTTCCACAGTTGTCGGATGCCGTAACCGACGTCCCGCCGACGTTTTCCCAAACTCTTTCAGCGAACGCGGCCGACATTCCCCCCGGCGGTTCACTTGTATCCCGAAGCACGTTCAGCAACGGAGAGGCGGTCTCTGTTACAGGCGATGTGACCCTGTCCGATTCGCAAGTTGTTCCGTTGCAGTTTTTGAAAGATGGGACGGATTGGGTGGCGACGTTTACATCCCAGCTTATCAGCCCGAGGGGAAACGCCGTGCTCCGGGTCGAAGGTCAAAACGCCGACGGCGAAAAGGCTCCAATGAATCGAACGTTCAAGATCCTCGGCACCCGCGGTGACGAACCCGGCCTGGTGGCATTTTACCGGTTCGAGGAGAGCGGCGCGGCGGCGTTGGACAGCTCGATCAAAGGAAACAACGGAACGATCACAGGCGCCATTCGCCAGCCGGGAGCGTACGGCCAAAGAATGAGTTTCAACGGATCGACGGATTACATCTTTGTTCCCAATTCTCCATCGCTTCAGATGACGAGCACGATCACAATGGAGGCCTGGATCTACGTTACAAAACCGGATCCGACGACGACCAGCTACATAACGGGGATCGTCGGCAAGCTGAATTTCAGCGGCGCCACCACTTACGATATGAGCGTCAGCATGAGCGGCGGACTTTTCTGCACACTCAACGATTCTTCAGTTCAGCTTGGGTGGCAGATTCAGAAAAATATCTGGACGCATGTCGCTTGTACATATGACGGCCAAACGCTTCGCTTGTTCGTGAACGGGAGACAGCAGACGATGCTGACTCTCTCGACCCCCACGGGCATCCAAGTCACGACCGACCCGGTATATCTCGGTGTCGGCGGGACCGGAGCTGCCGGTTATCATTACCAGGGTTACATGGATGAAGTAGCGATCTGGAATTCCGTTCGAACCGA
This genomic window contains:
- a CDS encoding threonine synthase; translated protein: MAKHGAFLDSAGARDKKQSMSFVRCLQSLGSGKEYPPNTIMNLCPIDQKPVQMVLDLDRIKKERRKRSWYHPERKDMWRFGALLPLDIDDFQDRKSTVSLGEGYTPLLDYSDHSAANQIGFRLEIKEEGRPYDGFGANPTQSFKDRGISIVVSMAKKLGLQKLAIPTQGNAGDSLAEYALRAELEAAVVMPSDTPAPILNKVSGYATTHSNIHLDVVKGTIREAELLVKEKYLPLGYFSVATFQEPGWRIEGKKTMGLELAEPGPGKTEWKLPDVIVYPCGGGTGIVGMWKAFDELEALDLIGSRRPRIVAVQSEATSPVVQAFRQRASDTKSVNPGKTIAVGLNVPGGVGHFQVLRILYESGGIAISVSEDSIQAELREAYRKKGWRLGPEGAATLAALPELIERKIIRTEDHVVVFNTCSAEKYLSSESLT
- a CDS encoding LamG domain-containing protein, which encodes MRSQWITVSALSVCVGIGLNCGHVSTGTSGAVLPQLSDAVTDVPPTFSQTLSANAADIPPGGSLVSRSTFSNGEAVSVTGDVTLSDSQVVPLQFLKDGTDWVATFTSQLISPRGNAVLRVEGQNADGEKAPMNRTFKILGTRGDEPGLVAFYRFEESGAAALDSSIKGNNGTITGAIRQPGAYGQRMSFNGSTDYIFVPNSPSLQMTSTITMEAWIYVTKPDPTTTSYITGIVGKLNFSGATTYDMSVSMSGGLFCTLNDSSVQLGWQIQKNIWTHVACTYDGQTLRLFVNGRQQTMLTLSTPTGIQVTTDPVYLGVGGTGAAGYHYQGYMDEVAIWNSVRTEDQICADAGGIPAGNYLGQTACDYPFFPIN